aacaaaggatcaattcatcCTTTAATTTGATACGAAAtattgaaaaagttcaaattggTGAAAGTGAATCAATTTAACCTTTCCTCTTCCAATCTTACCTCCGAGAGTTATACATACTCCccattaaaaaatgataaaatagttCTTAGTATATTATCTTTCTTGAATTAGCGTTTAATGATTTTCAAGTATCAATCTAATCTATATAATTTTAACTTCCatgtattataaaaaaattatttgaaaatttagaccttttagcaatttttccATTTCATCTTCTAAACCAAATTTTATAACCTTGAATCCTAATTTTTAATCTTGTTGTTTGCAGCTGAATTCGCATTCTCTTGCGAACACAATCAGAAGGCAGAAGAACAACTTTGCCTCGTTGTTCAAACAATCTTTCGTTTATGGATTAATATCGATTATTAAGGAGTATAAGTGATCTAAAAAGTATGCTTGCCTGGCCGTCTTCGTTGCAACAAAGGCACCTCGTCCAAGCATTTCGTCGTACTCAGCAATGAACTAACAGCAACCACAACATAAATGATGGCATTGGAGAAGTGATGGAGAAGAAGCAGTGGTAGGACGACGACACGTGGTCGACGACAACATGTTGTGCTTTTAGGTCAATTTTAGTTTGgaattaagtttaattatatttttttatgtattagtACTAGTTAGGATTAATAAGagttaattaaacttaattggagttttaattgtaatttttatgtattagTACTAGTTAGGATTAATAagagttaattaaaattatttagagttttaattaaaattagggGTGAAACCGATCTGGTTTGACATAGTTGTAGATTGAAATGATCCGATTTTAcgaatttaaacttttttaataattagtgcCAGATTGAGAGGGTAAAATGatcttttattcaaattaatttattataaaaaataatatgagaatttatgaatttaaaacTTGTTCACGCTTCAAAATTCATCACTTAAGATCtcaatttctaaatttaaaagttgaaatCTATCACTTTTTAAAAGTAATTGACTGTATTaacattcaattattttaaatatatttttgtaagttcatgattttacatttaattgatctaaatttataaagttaataaaatatatgaatttaaaaaaaaaaatcaattcaaagaGCTCTTAAAGGAAACATCCACATTTTTAACGTGGGCCATGAGTCCATTAGAGCCAGAAATAGAACAAGACCGGACCATAAGAGCAGATAATGGGCCATTTATTTCACCTTCAGCCCAGGAAAGACCCAAATACTCAGTTCAGCGAATTTGCCCATTGCTGAAGTTAACTGAACAAACCCAGTTTTGAATTTTGCCGTTTCTCTTAAAAGAGAACGTGTGTTGAGCCAACCTCCTTACTTAAATATGGTAAAGCTCTTCACTACACGTAGCAACTTCTAGCTTACGTGTCACTCACATAAGCTGCCACCTTTCCTCTTACACCATTTATAATCAACACCAAGCACCAAATTAAAGAgcacaaaaaaaataattgaagaaTAACAATGGCAGCATTTTCAATAACCAAGAACATCATCTTCAACCTCTCAAAAACCTTCCCAAATTCCCCTTCTCTGTTTCCCGGGTCTACCCATAATGTCTCTCGGGTCTGCTTCACCTCCGCCTCTAAGCACAACCGGGTAGCTAgcttaaaacatatatatatatatatatatatatatatatgaagttGGCTTATATTTTacggttttgaatttttctattttgtatATTTGTGGTTTCAGGACAGAAATGCAGAGAATGATAATGATTTATCGGATGTGGCGAGAGAAACGACCAAGGAAGGCGCTGAAAGAGCGAGAGCACGAGCAGAGCAGGCTATGGAAAAATCGGAGGATATGAAAGAAAAGGCTAAAGAACGAGCGGGTGATATGAAAGAAAAGGCGAAAGGATACGCCCACGAAACTAAAGAGAGTGCGAAAGAGACGGCGAAAGAGACTAAAGAGAAAGCGGAAGATTATGCGTATCATGCGAAAGAGAAGGCTAAAGAAGGGAAAGAGAGGGTTGCTGATACTGCACATGATGTGAAGGAAAAGACGAAAGAGAAGGCTGAAGAGGGGAAAGAGAGAGTTGCAGATACTGCACATGATGTGAAGGAAAAGGCGAAAGATTACGCTGGTGCAGCTTCTGAAAAGGCGAGAGATGGGGCGATTAAGGTGGTGGAAACGGTGGGGAGCGTAGGAGATAAAGCGAAGGAGACGATGAAAGGTGCTTGGGATGCTGCGAAGAATACTACTCATAAGATTAAGGAGACAGTGGTCGGAAAAGATGATACCAGTAGCGGCACCAGCAGCAGTGAGAGCGACGAGGATGATTATGGTAAACGAGGGAAAGCGATGGATGAAGATGTGGTGGATTTGAGACGGAAAGCCGG
This region of Mercurialis annua linkage group LG1-X, ddMerAnnu1.2, whole genome shotgun sequence genomic DNA includes:
- the LOC126665189 gene encoding late embryogenesis abundant protein 14-like is translated as MAAFSITKNIIFNLSKTFPNSPSLFPGSTHNVSRVCFTSASKHNRDRNAENDNDLSDVARETTKEGAERARARAEQAMEKSEDMKEKAKERAGDMKEKAKGYAHETKESAKETAKETKEKAEDYAYHAKEKAKEGKERVADTAHDVKEKTKEKAEEGKERVADTAHDVKEKAKDYAGAASEKARDGAIKVVETVGSVGDKAKETMKGAWDAAKNTTHKIKETVVGKDDTSSGTSSSESDEDDYGKRGKAMDEDVVDLRRKAGGGENLDFNKKD